CCTCCCCTGGTCTAAGGATGCATTTAGTCCCCACTCAGGGAAAACCGCGAAATGTGGCGGAACCTATTGTCAATATGTTATTCCCGCCAGGTACCCAATCTAGAATCCCTCTGGTAGCCGTTACTGGAACCAATGGAAAAACGACTGTAGTAAGGCTGATTGCTCATTTAGCCAAACAGGCGCATTTTCATGTAGGATATACCACTACAGAGGGTATTTATTTAGATAATGAACTCGTTTATGAAGGAGACTGCAGTGGTCCTGATAGCGCCCGTGTTGTCCTGCAAGATCCAAACGTCAATTTTGCGGTACTGGAGTGTGCTCGAGGAGGAGTGCTTCGTTCGGGATTAGGGTTTGACCAGAGTACAATCAGTATTATCACTAATATATCCAGCGATCATTTGGGATTGAATGATATTCACTCACTTGAAGAGTTGGCTCGAGTTAAAAGTGTTGTGGCCCGCAGCACCATTAAAGAAGGTTATGCCATCCTGAATGCAGACGACAAATTGGTTTATGAATTAAAGGATGAACTTTGTTGCCACATTGCCTTATTTAGTCGTTATAAAAGTCCCTTTATAGAACAGCATTGTGCAGCAGGTGGCTTGGCAGCCTTTATCGAAAAAGATTTTATTGTCATCAGCGAAGGCTCCAAACAATATGAGTTGGTTAAAGTGCCAGATTTACCGCTGACTCTAAAAGGTACAGCTACTTGTATGATTCAAAATTTGCTTCCAGCTGTCTTAACGGGCTACATTTGTAAATTTCCTTTGGAATTTATGCAAAAAGCATTGTCTAACTTCTATCTGACAGTAGAAAATATCCCTGGCAGGATGAATTTATTTGATTTTACTGATTACCAGGTGATGGTTGATTATGCTCATAATGAAGGTGCTTTTGTAGAGCTTAAAAAATATTTAAGTACAGTCTATTGTGACAAAAAGGTAGGAATTATTACTGCCCCTGGTGATAGACGTGATGAAGATATCATAAAACTAGGTTATCATTCCGCGTTTATGTTTGATGAAATTATTATTCGTCATGATGAAGATGGCCGCGGCCGCACAAAAAAGCAAATGACCGAACTGTTATTGAAGGGAATAAATCAATCAAAATTAAATCCGCCAGTGACTATAATTTCTGATGAAATTGAAGCAATTCAACACGCAATGCGTGAAGCTACCTTAAATTCATTTATTTATTTTTCGGTGGAAAATGTTTTTAAGGTAGTTAATTTTATGAAAAAAGAAGAATTGCATTTTAAGCGCATGCAGGAAGAAATACTGGTTTAGGTGGACTTTATTGGCTGCCTAATTAGTTAGCTTAACTTGTAGGGGCCAACTCTCATATGATACCAAAAGCTAAATTATTAATTATTGGAGGTGCTGAGGATAAGGTGGGTGAGCCCCCTGATATCATTGAGCAGAAAAAGGAATTTACGCGCTATGAGATCTTAAGTGAACTATTGCCTGACTCAGAAAATCAAAAGATAGAAATTATCACCACGGGTTCAGAATTCCCTAATGAGGTGAAACGGGTCTATAAAAAAGTTTTTCATGAAATCGGTTATAAAAATATTGGATTTTTGCATATAAAAGATAGGAAACAAGCACGAAATAAAGAAGTGCTCAGAAGGACAGAGGCAGCAGGCACTATTTTTTTTACGGGAGGAGATCAATTCCGATTGTCCACTATTTTAGGGGGCACTCCCTTTATTGATATTATTAAACAACGGTATCAGCACGACGAAAAATTTATTGTTGCAGGGACAAGTGCAGGTGCTATGGTCATGTCTTCGATTATGATTACCAGTGGTGGGCTAACAGAGGCATTGATTTACCGCAATTTAATGACTTCTTCAGGCTTGGGAATTTTACAGTCTTGCATTATTGATACCCATTTTATCAAACGAGGACGCTTTGGACGATTGGCTCATGCCATTATTATGAATCCTGAACAATTGGGAATTGGCTTGGGCGAAGATACCGCCTTAATCATTAAAAACGGCGCTAATGCGGAATGTCGCGGCTCCGGAATGGTCGTAATCATTGATGGTAAAAACATTACGCAAACCAATATTACCAATGTGGAAGAAGGAGAAGCCGTTTTTGTTGAAAACCTGAAAGTACATCTGCTGGTCAAGGGATGTCAATTTTCAATCAAAACTCGAAAACTTGCCAATCCGGCAATTCCTCGAATTGACAAGAAAGAATAAGGATTAACTATGAATACCATCGCTATCGCTGTGCACGGAGGGGCAGGAGAATATACGCCTTTTCTTAAAGCAAATCGCCAACAAACGGAGGAGGGTTTAGCTGAGGCGGTGCAGGCAGGTTATGCACTGTTGGAGAAAGGTGCAAGTGCTTTGGATGCCGTTGAAATGGCGGTTAAGTTACTAGAAAACAATACTTTATTTAATGCGGGGAAAGGATCTGCACTCAATTCTGCAGGAGAGGTTGAAATGGATGCTTCCATTATGGATGGCCAATATTTAAGAGCAGGGGCAGTTTCCATGGTTAGAGAAGTGCGTAATCCAGTGACATTGGCGCGACTTGTTATGGAGAAAACCCATCATGTTTATCTTTCAGGTTATGGTGCTTTGAAACTTGCCAACATGAAAAATTTACCGCTTGAACCGGCGTCTTATTTTGTGACTGAGCACCAGCTTGAGGAATTTAAACGGATGAATAAAAGTGAGTCTATTGAACAGGTTCTCGCTAAAAAAATGATGGGAACCGTTGGAGCAGTCGCTTTGGATAGACAGGGAAATATCGCTGCTGCTACTTCTACTGGCGGCCTGAGCAACTGTCTCCCAGGTCGTGTGGGCGATAGTTGTGTTATTGGGGCAGGATGTTATGCCAATAATGCCAGTTGTGCTGTATCTGGAACTGGGGAAGGCGAATTTCTGATAAGAGGGGTTGTGGGCAATACCATTGGACTGTTAACCGAATTGAATCACCTGTCTTTACAAGAAGCCTGTGATTATGTGATTCACAAACGCACCCAACATTTAAAGGGTGAAATGGGAGTGATTGCTCTAAACCCCAAGGGTGAAATCGCTATTTCTTTTAATACGCCCATTATGAAACGCGCCTGGAAAAACAGCAGAGAAACGCTTCAAGTAGGAATAGAATAATTTCGGCAGCGATTGTGAATGGCGGTTGCAGCGATTGCTGCTTGGCCGGTGGCGACGGAAAGTTGATGCAAACTGGACACAATATCTCCTGCTGCATATAATCCTGTAACTGAAGTTTCCTGATCTTTATTGACAATAAGTAATTCTTTCTTTTGTTTTGCCTTGACATCATCAGCAAGTTTGTTGTTTGTTTTACTGCCTAAAGCCGAATAGAGATAATCAAAATCAATTGTTTTATTATCAGCAAATTTACATCTTGTGCAATCAGCTAATAATTCTAAATCCAGAACAGGCTTACTAATTACAGTAATATTGGTATCGTGTAAAATGGCTCGTTCTTGTTTATTCCAACGGCATTGTCTACCTAAGGTAATTAAAGTGACATCAGAAGTATAATCACGTAAAAAGCTTGCTTCCCCCAAGCCTGATTTGCCATAGCCAATGACCGCTACTTTTTTGTCAATGACTTCATAGGCATCACAAACCGGGCAGTGACGAATGAGCCCTCTTTTAATAGCATGATTGAGATGAGGTAAAACAGGCTCAATATCTTGCACACCTGTCGCTAAAAGCACATTCCTTGTTTTTGTTGATTGATGTTCGCCAGTCACAACAAACGTGTCAGAATTGAGTTTTTTAAGACTCGTCACTGCCTCATTAATAATAGAAATGTTGTAAGCCTGTAATTGTTGTCTCAACCGTTCTAAGAGCGCATGACCGGAGATTCCTGCTGGGAAACCCGGGTAATTGTGAGAAATAGGGATTCGCATGGCGCGACTATCATTCGTATCATAGACAATAATATTTCGACGAAATCGGGCGAGATAAATTGCTGCTGTTAAACCGGCAGGTCCTCCGCCTACAATGATGCAATCCCATTTCTCCTTTTTTTTGCTCATAAAAAATCCTTTCCTTAACAAGAACAGAAGATTAGCGCGCGCCTCTTTCTAAATCATAGATGATTTTTTAAATCTACTGCCGATTTTTCGCAATATTGACATTGCTATACTATATTAACGAGTGTTTAAATTTTAGGCATTTTAGAGGGATGTTTCACTCAGACAGGGAGAGTAAAAATGGCCATTAATTTTTTAGATGTAATGAAGGACAAGGGCTGTCCGCTTGATAAGCAACATTTTACCTGGAAAGAACTTGCAAGCCAGCCTATCTCTAAATTAGATGATGATGCCTTTACGAGAGTACGAATTATTTTAATGAATGGTATTGAACTCGATGCTTTAAGAACCAAACATTTTCTCGCAAGATTTAATAAAGCGTTACAGTTACCTCTAGCCCGCATTCGCCGGGTTGAACAACATCAAGCGACGTTAATTAACTGGTTATTGTCAGCCGATCATTCTCCTTTGGAAACAACGATTGCTTATGAACAGGTAGCTATTGAAGTAACTGCCGCTGTTGCTCAAAATGAACCTGACCCCTATCAGGCACAAACTTATCGTTTTGGCTTGTTGGAGGATTTTGATCATTTATATCGTTATGCGGCAATGCTGGATCGACTTGAAGGTAAGGATGCAAACAATATTCTGCAGGGTTACACTGATATTGTTCCAGGTCGTCCGACCACGTTTCATCATCGTGCTCCAGAAGATGATTTGCGCAATTCCTATCAAAAAGATGAAGCCAAACTCATTACTAAAATTCATGCGGCGATGATTACTGGCGCAGAATACCAGACTCACGATTACTACATGAATATCGGCCCCACCTTTGCTGATCCAATCGCTCGACAGCTTTATGCCGAGATTGCGTCTGTCGAAGAGCAACATGTCACTCAATATGGCTCATTAATGGATCCTGAGGAAACGTTGATGGAAAAGTGGCTGATTCATGAAGCAACTGAAATTTACAATTATCTTAGTTGTGTTGAA
This region of Legionella clemsonensis genomic DNA includes:
- a CDS encoding cyanophycinase, with the protein product MIPKAKLLIIGGAEDKVGEPPDIIEQKKEFTRYEILSELLPDSENQKIEIITTGSEFPNEVKRVYKKVFHEIGYKNIGFLHIKDRKQARNKEVLRRTEAAGTIFFTGGDQFRLSTILGGTPFIDIIKQRYQHDEKFIVAGTSAGAMVMSSIMITSGGLTEALIYRNLMTSSGLGILQSCIIDTHFIKRGRFGRLAHAIIMNPEQLGIGLGEDTALIIKNGANAECRGSGMVVIIDGKNITQTNITNVEEGEAVFVENLKVHLLVKGCQFSIKTRKLANPAIPRIDKKE
- a CDS encoding isoaspartyl peptidase/L-asparaginase family protein; translation: MNTIAIAVHGGAGEYTPFLKANRQQTEEGLAEAVQAGYALLEKGASALDAVEMAVKLLENNTLFNAGKGSALNSAGEVEMDASIMDGQYLRAGAVSMVREVRNPVTLARLVMEKTHHVYLSGYGALKLANMKNLPLEPASYFVTEHQLEEFKRMNKSESIEQVLAKKMMGTVGAVALDRQGNIAAATSTGGLSNCLPGRVGDSCVIGAGCYANNASCAVSGTGEGEFLIRGVVGNTIGLLTELNHLSLQEACDYVIHKRTQHLKGEMGVIALNPKGEIAISFNTPIMKRAWKNSRETLQVGIE
- a CDS encoding NAD(P)/FAD-dependent oxidoreductase — its product is MSKKKEKWDCIIVGGGPAGLTAAIYLARFRRNIIVYDTNDSRAMRIPISHNYPGFPAGISGHALLERLRQQLQAYNISIINEAVTSLKKLNSDTFVVTGEHQSTKTRNVLLATGVQDIEPVLPHLNHAIKRGLIRHCPVCDAYEVIDKKVAVIGYGKSGLGEASFLRDYTSDVTLITLGRQCRWNKQERAILHDTNITVISKPVLDLELLADCTRCKFADNKTIDFDYLYSALGSKTNNKLADDVKAKQKKELLIVNKDQETSVTGLYAAGDIVSSLHQLSVATGQAAIAATAIHNRCRNYSIPT